In a genomic window of Poecilia reticulata strain Guanapo linkage group LG22, Guppy_female_1.0+MT, whole genome shotgun sequence:
- the LOC103459042 gene encoding uncharacterized protein LOC103459042, producing the protein MLNSNEHRMNFTGQYDFQKQCSSGDVHCDFVSKKKADRVDHPFPNKAIIHRRAPRKQVPLGLDDFEKICISTQERSNFLPEKYHSDVIRNIRRSRKTSQRMPSGELEMDGEIYAKELILLEKLGKVEQTIRKSIQYDGGNTQTGDVFKSRFERQHSEESKQEKPQKSKISHFIDIEEADCHGNFTRSRNKENPRTGDQMKNTYEVQQARGEVIKQKVKSITLHAKEPLRGKTVGEKHCKMWEEVDEKHSEQNQPSLGNTTWMREKKYKKMLHKSPNGSGDKQNIHQKSVLKPVHRTATETQRREERELSTESAPLLVSNSSQRSKDQQPVDLTETFMADDTLKFLPCKTCNRMFRSERLETHTRICSKLKRSRPVYNTSAHRKKGIK; encoded by the coding sequence ATGCTCAACAGCAATGAACACAGGATGAATTTCACAGGACAATATGACTTTCAAAAGCAGTGCAGCTCTGGAGATGTACACTGTGATTTTGTCTCTAAGAAGAAAGCAGATAGAGTGGACCACCCATTTCCAAACAAGGCTATAATCCACAGACGAGCACCTAGGAAACAAGTCCCTCTTGGTTTGGatgattttgagaaaatttgtaTTTCAACACAGGAAAGGAGCAATTTTTTGCCTGAAAAATATCATTCTGATGTCATCAGAAATATCAGAAGATCAAGGAAAACCTCCCAAAGAATGCCCAGTGGAGAGCTGGAGATGGATGGAGAAATTTATGCCAAAGAGCTAATACTGCTGGAGAAGCTGGGGAAGGTAGAGCAAACAATAAGGAAATCAATCCAGTATGACGgtggaaacacacaaacaggtgATGTGTTCAAGAGCAGATTTGAGAGGCAGCACAGTGAagaaagcaaacaggaaaaacctcaaaaatccAAGATATCTCACTTTATTGACATAGAAGAAGCAGACTGCCATGGCAACTTTACCAGatcaagaaataaagaaaatcccAGGACTGGagatcaaatgaaaaacacataCGAAGTACAGCAGGCCAGAGGGGAAGTCattaaacaaaaagtgaaaagtatAACCCTGCATGCAAAAGAGCCTCTCAGAGGAAAAACTGTAGgtgaaaaacattgcaaaatgtGGGAAGAAGTAGATGAAAAACACAGTGAACAAAACCAGCCGTCTCTGGGCAACACAACTTGGATGAGagagaagaaatacaaaaagatgCTTCATAAGAGTCCCAATGGTTCAGGTGATAAGCAGAACATACACCAGAAGAGTGTTCTTAAACCTGTTCATAGAACGGCCACAGAAACCCAAAGAAGAGAAGAACGAGAACTGTCTACAGAATCAGCTCCACTACTGGTTTCTAACTCATCTCAAAGAAGCAAAGATCAACAACCGGTAGATCTCACAGAGACTTTTATGGCCGATGACACCTTGAAGTTTCTTCCCTGCAAAACCTGCAACAGGATGTTCAGAAGTGAACGGCTGGAGACACATACCAGGATCTGTTCAAAGCTGAAAAGATCTCGTCCAGTTTATAACACATCTGCTCATAGGaagaaaggaataaaataa
- the mlh3 gene encoding DNA mismatch repair protein Mlh3 isoform X2, protein MIRCLPAEVRGKLRSGVAIPSLQQCVEELVLNGIDAGATCVGVRMDMEAFKVQVIDNGSGMTAEDMERVGTRYHTSKCSCIEDLENLKCYGFRGEALASIVSLATLVEISSRTRLSVKTHVKLFKDGQGMDVFEAEAARPSAGTTVIICNFFHNMPVRRKRVDAVLEVERIRQRVEAVSLMHPSVSFTLKNDCTGAMMVQLPKARDTYHRFVQIHNLARAEKLGEISHTHKQFEVTGYLGKEGHYNNSLQYLYVNDRLLLKTRIHKLLNCLLRRLSSSNQKHDSPDRTSVTRSPKLKRNQDQYGVYVINIKCSYSEYDICLEPAKTLVEFKDWDGVLLCVEEAVKAFLRRENLVSLFSQEDLDCVSPKVFSTERTDQKVETETAGQGAVGTSTLDCSVGTKVASNFVHRRRADDSVCLESDLIESRADEAQRYEQMEIAFSECKETPQRDLQPASTDINKGELAFTEAPDNLDKEKRQDCAEEETQQSTSDSHLPISQISVSQLDLNFNKQILQRPGRKIRLSDPYVHQSLSIENVSHGDKPLFQVQDLGQNCKEKLTASKHKMTLESNRDFAAFVPSKIPRVIPVEKLATFKQPGSLDKFRQTYNKSVKMKFQHPQPQNDTHVFQTSSFAKNPHSLSAFEENNQDQVSDSREEGKAQTISLNPATLTANHRKSKISLAAKLCHLKRHMTEDEEPFQHIHGNISEGKNSLTLSTDDTQYRLSSLSPQNHKVPVDPSSDSRCKQLAGDEGDSGSNDWLHHYDASVGKTVYINKKTGLSRYEEPASEETQVPCTSDVSNMAVSVISEMDDADQSANSLSALYSKWKNPVFVRPPTVGVDISSGQADGLAVKIHNILFPYRFSKNMIHSMKVVNQVDKKFLACLINAREGGSATQTENEGNLLVLVDQHAAHERVRLENLVADSYEDDPDASGKKRLCSSTILPPLGISVTKEELRLLRSSQPQWRNLGLEVTFSKTGAPQVFVGKVPLCFMEKESNELRRGRPSVIKPVVEEYLREQTELLRLTGRVGGTLPLTVLKVLASLACHGAIKFNDTLSRDECCSLVASLSSCQLPFQCAHGRPSIVPLVDILHLDKDQKDFQKPNLQKLRRMYRAWELYGDK, encoded by the exons ATGATAAGGTGTTTGCCAGCGGAGGTTCGGGGGAAACTTCGCTCCGGTGTGGCCATCCCGTCCCTCCAGCAGTGCGTGGAGGAGCTCGTTTTAAATGGCATCGATGCTGGAGCCACCTGTGTGGGGGTCAGGATGGACATGGAGGCGTTTAAAGTCCAGGTGATCGACAATGGATCTGGGATGACCGCTGAGGACATGGAGCGAGTGGGAACCAGATACCACACAAGTAAATGCAGCTGTATTGAAGACCTAGAGAACCTGAAATGTTATGGCTTCAGAGGAGAAGCGTTGGCGAGCATAGTTTCTTTAGCTACGCTTGTTGAAATCTCCTCCCGGACCAGACTGTCAGTGAAAACCCATGTTAAACTGTTCAAGGACGGACAGGGCATGGACGTCTTCGAAGCAGAGGCGGCTCGACCCTCCGCAGGAACGACTGTTATCATCTGCAACTTCTTCCACAACATGCCAGTCCGGAGGAAGAGAGTGGATGCAGTCCTGGAGGTTGAGAGGATCAGACAAAGAGTGGAGGCTGTGTCCCTGATGCATCCTTCTGTGTCCTTCACCCTGAAGAATGACTGCACAGGGGCCATGATGGTGCAGCTTCCCAAAGCCAGAGACACCTACCACCGCTTTGTGCAGATACACAACCTGGCTCGGGCAGAGAAACTGGGAGAGATCAGCcacacacacaagcagtttGAGGTGACTGGCTATCTAGGCAAAGAGGGACACTACAACAACAGCCTGCAGTATCTGTACGTGAACGACAGGCTTCTGCTGAAAACACGGATCCACAAGCTGCTAAACTGTCTCCTCCGCAGGCTGAGCAGCTCAAACCAGAAGCACGACAGCCCAGACAGGACATCTGTGACCCGGAGTCCAAAGCTTAAGCGAAACCAGGATCAATATGGAGTCTATGTCAtcaatataaaatgttcttaCTCTGAGTATGATATTTGTCTTGAGCCAGCAAAAACTCTGGTGGAGTTCAAAGACTGGGATGGGGTTTTGCTTTGCGTAGAAGAAGCAGTGAAGGCTTTTCTGAGGAGGGAGAACTTGGTCTCTCTCTTTTCTCAAGAGGACTTGGACTGTGTGTCCCCTAAGGTTTTTAGTACTGAAAGAACAGATCAAAAAGTGGAAACTGAGACAGCTGGCCAAGGAGCTGTTGGCACTTCCACGCTGGACTGCAGCGTTGGAACGAAAGTGGCATCTAATTTTGTTCATCGTAGGAGAGCAGATGACAGCGTTTGCCTAGAGTCAGACCTGATTGAGAGCAGAGCTGATGAAGCTCAACGATATGAACAGATGGAGATTGCTTTCAGTGAATGCAAGGAGACACCACAACGTGATCTGCAGCCTGCATCAACTGATATAAACAAAGGCGAGCTAGCATTCACCGAAGCCCCTGACAATTTAgacaaagaaaagagacaaGACTGTGCAGAGGAAGAAACCCAGCAGAGCACTAGTGATTCGCATTTACCCATCAGCCAAATTTCAGTGTCTCAGCTCGATTTGaactttaataaacaaatattgCAGCGTCCTGGCAGAAAGATTAGATTGTCTGACCCATATGTTCACCAAAGTCTCTCGATTGAAAATGTATCTCACGGTGACAAGCCTTTGTTTCAGGTTCAAGATTTGGGGCAGAATTGTAAGGAGAAATTAACTGCATCAAAGCATAAAATGACACTTGAATCAAACCGAGACTTTGCTGCTTTCGTCCCCTCAAAGATTCCCAGAGTTATTCCTGTTGAGAAGTTAGCAACATTCAAGCAGCCTGGATCGCTTGATAAGTTTAGACAAACATACAATAAGTCTGTTAAGATGAAATTTCAGCATCCTCAGCCACAGAATGACACTCATGTATTCCAGACATCAAGCTTTGCTAAAAATCCTCACAGTTTGTCtgcttttgaagaaaataatcaagATCAAGTTTCAGACTCTCGAGAAGAAGGGAAAGCACAGACCATCTCCCTAAACCCAGCAACACTCACAGCTAATCacaggaaaagtaaaatatctttGGCAGCTAAACTTTGTCACTTAAAACGGCATATGACAGAAGATGAAGAACCCTTTCAGCACATTCATGGGAATATTTCAGAGGGCAAAAACAGTCTCACTTTATCTACAGATGACACGCAGTACAGGCTCAGCAGTCTGAGTCCACAGAACCACAAAGTTCCCGTTGACCCTTCATCGGACAGCAGGTGTAAACAACTGGCTGGTGATGAGGGTGACTCGGGAAGTAATGACTGGCTCCATCATTACGATGCATCTGttggaaaaactgtttatatCAACAAAAAGACTGGGCTCAGCAGATACGAGGAGCCAGCTTCAGAGGAAACACAAGTACCTTGTACATCTGATGTCTCCAACATGGCTGTTAGTGTCATCTCTGAGATGG ACGATGCCGATCAGAGCGCCAACTCTCTTTCTGCATTGTACTCTAAATGGAAAAATCCAGTGTTTGTCCGCCCACCTACA GTTGGTGTGGATATATCCAGCGGACAAGCTGATGGACTAGCTGTGAAGATCCATAACATCCTCTTCCCGTACCGCTTTTCTAAGAATATGATCCACTCAATGAAG GTTGTTAATCAAGTGGATAAAAAGTTTCTTGCCTGCCTCATTAATGCAAGAGAAGGAGGTTCAGCAACGCAGACTGAAAATGAAG GAAATCTTCTGGTGTTGGTGGATCAACATGCAGCACATGAGAGAGTTCGGCTTGAAAATTTAGTTGCAG atTCATATGAAGATGACCCAGATGCCAGTGGGAAGAAACGTCTTTGTTCATCAACAATTTTGCCACCTTTGGGGATCAGTGTGACGAAAGAGGAGCTCAGGCTGCTTAG GTCTTCTCAGCCACAGTGGAGGAATTTGGGCCTTGAAGTTACTTTCTCAAAGACAGGAGCTCCGCAGGTGTTTGTGGGAAAGGTACCACTGTGCTTCATGGAGAAAGAGAGTAATGAGCTCAGGCGGGGCAGACCGTCTGTCATCAAGCCAGTTGTTGAG GAGTATCTTCGAGAGCAGACTGAG TTGCTCCGTCTAACAGGCAGAGTCGGAGGAACTTTGCCCCTCACTGTTTTGAAAGTACTTGCCTCACTGGCATGccatg GTGCCATCAAGTTTAATGACACTCTGAGCCGGGACGAGTGCTGCAGCCTGGTCGCATCCTTGTCTTCGTGCCAGCTGCCCTTCCAGTGCGCCCACGGCCGTCCCTCCATTGTTCCGCTAGTAGACATCCTTCATCTGGACAAGGACCAGAAG gATTTCCAGAAACCCAACCTGCAGAAGCTAAGAAGAATGTATAGAGCATGGGAGCTATatggagataaataa
- the mlh3 gene encoding DNA mismatch repair protein Mlh3 isoform X1 has translation MIRCLPAEVRGKLRSGVAIPSLQQCVEELVLNGIDAGATCVGVRMDMEAFKVQVIDNGSGMTAEDMERVGTRYHTSKCSCIEDLENLKCYGFRGEALASIVSLATLVEISSRTRLSVKTHVKLFKDGQGMDVFEAEAARPSAGTTVIICNFFHNMPVRRKRVDAVLEVERIRQRVEAVSLMHPSVSFTLKNDCTGAMMVQLPKARDTYHRFVQIHNLARAEKLGEISHTHKQFEVTGYLGKEGHYNNSLQYLYVNDRLLLKTRIHKLLNCLLRRLSSSNQKHDSPDRTSVTRSPKLKRNQDQYGVYVINIKCSYSEYDICLEPAKTLVEFKDWDGVLLCVEEAVKAFLRRENLVSLFSQEDLDCVSPKVFSTERTDQKVETETAGQGAVGTSTLDCSVGTKVASNFVHRRRADDSVCLESDLIESRADEAQRYEQMEIAFSECKETPQRDLQPASTDINKGELAFTEAPDNLDKEKRQDCAEEETQQSTSDSHLPISQISVSQLDLNFNKQILQRPGRKIRLSDPYVHQSLSIENVSHGDKPLFQVQDLGQNCKEKLTASKHKMTLESNRDFAAFVPSKIPRVIPVEKLATFKQPGSLDKFRQTYNKSVKMKFQHPQPQNDTHVFQTSSFAKNPHSLSAFEENNQDQVSDSREEGKAQTISLNPATLTANHRKSKISLAAKLCHLKRHMTEDEEPFQHIHGNISEGKNSLTLSTDDTQYRLSSLSPQNHKVPVDPSSDSRCKQLAGDEGDSGSNDWLHHYDASVGKTVYINKKTGLSRYEEPASEETQVPCTSDVSNMAVSVISEMGVEYMCYPFQLDLVLPFLPTSGQGRVISSGTDCRDDADQSANSLSALYSKWKNPVFVRPPTVGVDISSGQADGLAVKIHNILFPYRFSKNMIHSMKVVNQVDKKFLACLINAREGGSATQTENEGNLLVLVDQHAAHERVRLENLVADSYEDDPDASGKKRLCSSTILPPLGISVTKEELRLLRSSQPQWRNLGLEVTFSKTGAPQVFVGKVPLCFMEKESNELRRGRPSVIKPVVEEYLREQTELLRLTGRVGGTLPLTVLKVLASLACHGAIKFNDTLSRDECCSLVASLSSCQLPFQCAHGRPSIVPLVDILHLDKDQKDFQKPNLQKLRRMYRAWELYGDK, from the exons ATGATAAGGTGTTTGCCAGCGGAGGTTCGGGGGAAACTTCGCTCCGGTGTGGCCATCCCGTCCCTCCAGCAGTGCGTGGAGGAGCTCGTTTTAAATGGCATCGATGCTGGAGCCACCTGTGTGGGGGTCAGGATGGACATGGAGGCGTTTAAAGTCCAGGTGATCGACAATGGATCTGGGATGACCGCTGAGGACATGGAGCGAGTGGGAACCAGATACCACACAAGTAAATGCAGCTGTATTGAAGACCTAGAGAACCTGAAATGTTATGGCTTCAGAGGAGAAGCGTTGGCGAGCATAGTTTCTTTAGCTACGCTTGTTGAAATCTCCTCCCGGACCAGACTGTCAGTGAAAACCCATGTTAAACTGTTCAAGGACGGACAGGGCATGGACGTCTTCGAAGCAGAGGCGGCTCGACCCTCCGCAGGAACGACTGTTATCATCTGCAACTTCTTCCACAACATGCCAGTCCGGAGGAAGAGAGTGGATGCAGTCCTGGAGGTTGAGAGGATCAGACAAAGAGTGGAGGCTGTGTCCCTGATGCATCCTTCTGTGTCCTTCACCCTGAAGAATGACTGCACAGGGGCCATGATGGTGCAGCTTCCCAAAGCCAGAGACACCTACCACCGCTTTGTGCAGATACACAACCTGGCTCGGGCAGAGAAACTGGGAGAGATCAGCcacacacacaagcagtttGAGGTGACTGGCTATCTAGGCAAAGAGGGACACTACAACAACAGCCTGCAGTATCTGTACGTGAACGACAGGCTTCTGCTGAAAACACGGATCCACAAGCTGCTAAACTGTCTCCTCCGCAGGCTGAGCAGCTCAAACCAGAAGCACGACAGCCCAGACAGGACATCTGTGACCCGGAGTCCAAAGCTTAAGCGAAACCAGGATCAATATGGAGTCTATGTCAtcaatataaaatgttcttaCTCTGAGTATGATATTTGTCTTGAGCCAGCAAAAACTCTGGTGGAGTTCAAAGACTGGGATGGGGTTTTGCTTTGCGTAGAAGAAGCAGTGAAGGCTTTTCTGAGGAGGGAGAACTTGGTCTCTCTCTTTTCTCAAGAGGACTTGGACTGTGTGTCCCCTAAGGTTTTTAGTACTGAAAGAACAGATCAAAAAGTGGAAACTGAGACAGCTGGCCAAGGAGCTGTTGGCACTTCCACGCTGGACTGCAGCGTTGGAACGAAAGTGGCATCTAATTTTGTTCATCGTAGGAGAGCAGATGACAGCGTTTGCCTAGAGTCAGACCTGATTGAGAGCAGAGCTGATGAAGCTCAACGATATGAACAGATGGAGATTGCTTTCAGTGAATGCAAGGAGACACCACAACGTGATCTGCAGCCTGCATCAACTGATATAAACAAAGGCGAGCTAGCATTCACCGAAGCCCCTGACAATTTAgacaaagaaaagagacaaGACTGTGCAGAGGAAGAAACCCAGCAGAGCACTAGTGATTCGCATTTACCCATCAGCCAAATTTCAGTGTCTCAGCTCGATTTGaactttaataaacaaatattgCAGCGTCCTGGCAGAAAGATTAGATTGTCTGACCCATATGTTCACCAAAGTCTCTCGATTGAAAATGTATCTCACGGTGACAAGCCTTTGTTTCAGGTTCAAGATTTGGGGCAGAATTGTAAGGAGAAATTAACTGCATCAAAGCATAAAATGACACTTGAATCAAACCGAGACTTTGCTGCTTTCGTCCCCTCAAAGATTCCCAGAGTTATTCCTGTTGAGAAGTTAGCAACATTCAAGCAGCCTGGATCGCTTGATAAGTTTAGACAAACATACAATAAGTCTGTTAAGATGAAATTTCAGCATCCTCAGCCACAGAATGACACTCATGTATTCCAGACATCAAGCTTTGCTAAAAATCCTCACAGTTTGTCtgcttttgaagaaaataatcaagATCAAGTTTCAGACTCTCGAGAAGAAGGGAAAGCACAGACCATCTCCCTAAACCCAGCAACACTCACAGCTAATCacaggaaaagtaaaatatctttGGCAGCTAAACTTTGTCACTTAAAACGGCATATGACAGAAGATGAAGAACCCTTTCAGCACATTCATGGGAATATTTCAGAGGGCAAAAACAGTCTCACTTTATCTACAGATGACACGCAGTACAGGCTCAGCAGTCTGAGTCCACAGAACCACAAAGTTCCCGTTGACCCTTCATCGGACAGCAGGTGTAAACAACTGGCTGGTGATGAGGGTGACTCGGGAAGTAATGACTGGCTCCATCATTACGATGCATCTGttggaaaaactgtttatatCAACAAAAAGACTGGGCTCAGCAGATACGAGGAGCCAGCTTCAGAGGAAACACAAGTACCTTGTACATCTGATGTCTCCAACATGGCTGTTAGTGTCATCTCTGAGATGG GTGTGGAATACATGTGTTACCCATTTCAGCTGGATTTAGTGTTGCCTTTCCTGCCTACATCCGGGCAAGGAAGAGTGATTAGCTCAGGGACTGACTGTAGAG ACGATGCCGATCAGAGCGCCAACTCTCTTTCTGCATTGTACTCTAAATGGAAAAATCCAGTGTTTGTCCGCCCACCTACA GTTGGTGTGGATATATCCAGCGGACAAGCTGATGGACTAGCTGTGAAGATCCATAACATCCTCTTCCCGTACCGCTTTTCTAAGAATATGATCCACTCAATGAAG GTTGTTAATCAAGTGGATAAAAAGTTTCTTGCCTGCCTCATTAATGCAAGAGAAGGAGGTTCAGCAACGCAGACTGAAAATGAAG GAAATCTTCTGGTGTTGGTGGATCAACATGCAGCACATGAGAGAGTTCGGCTTGAAAATTTAGTTGCAG atTCATATGAAGATGACCCAGATGCCAGTGGGAAGAAACGTCTTTGTTCATCAACAATTTTGCCACCTTTGGGGATCAGTGTGACGAAAGAGGAGCTCAGGCTGCTTAG GTCTTCTCAGCCACAGTGGAGGAATTTGGGCCTTGAAGTTACTTTCTCAAAGACAGGAGCTCCGCAGGTGTTTGTGGGAAAGGTACCACTGTGCTTCATGGAGAAAGAGAGTAATGAGCTCAGGCGGGGCAGACCGTCTGTCATCAAGCCAGTTGTTGAG GAGTATCTTCGAGAGCAGACTGAG TTGCTCCGTCTAACAGGCAGAGTCGGAGGAACTTTGCCCCTCACTGTTTTGAAAGTACTTGCCTCACTGGCATGccatg GTGCCATCAAGTTTAATGACACTCTGAGCCGGGACGAGTGCTGCAGCCTGGTCGCATCCTTGTCTTCGTGCCAGCTGCCCTTCCAGTGCGCCCACGGCCGTCCCTCCATTGTTCCGCTAGTAGACATCCTTCATCTGGACAAGGACCAGAAG gATTTCCAGAAACCCAACCTGCAGAAGCTAAGAAGAATGTATAGAGCATGGGAGCTATatggagataaataa
- the acyp1 gene encoding acylphosphatase-1, with protein MSGEGLISVDYEIFGKVQGVFFRKYTQAEGTKLGLVGWVQNTEAGTVKGQLQGPRSEVEKMQEWLKLTGSPKSHITKAEFKNQKTIESLEHSSFRIIK; from the exons ATGTCCGGTGAAGGCTTAATTTCGGTGGATTATGAAATTTTTGGCAAGGTGCAAGGAGTATTTTTTCGAAAATACACACAA GCTGAAGGGACAAAGCTTGGCCTAGTTGGATGGGTCCAAAACACAGAAGCAGGAACCGTGAAGGGGCAGCTACAAGGTCCACGCAGCGAGGTGGAAAAAATGCAAGAGTGGTTGAAACTGACAGGGAGCCCCAAGTCCCACATCACCAAGGCCGAGTTCAAGAACCAGAAAACTATTGAGAGCCTAGAGCACTCCTCTTTCAGAATAATCAAATGA